The Staphylococcus sp. KG4-3 genome has a window encoding:
- a CDS encoding HTH domain-containing protein, which produces MNRSHRLLSIYTRFLQRKKLDKLELSTEFKVSERTIIRDIQEIRNYFYDNDEWIEKKEIYYDYTNYKYSIKNGGKINL; this is translated from the coding sequence TTGAATCGTTCACATCGGCTATTAAGCATTTACACACGATTTTTACAAAGAAAAAAATTAGATAAATTGGAGCTGTCTACTGAGTTTAAGGTCAGCGAAAGAACTATTATAAGAGATATTCAAGAAATTAGAAATTACTTTTATGATAATGATGAGTGGATTGAAAAAAAAGAGATTTATTATGACTATACTAACTATAAATACTCAATTAAAAATGGAGGAAAAATTAATCTTTAA
- a CDS encoding NAD(P)-dependent oxidoreductase, which yields MKIGIIGATGKIGSLVLEEAIERGHDITAIVRNASKLANNNVNILEKEVTEITSEDLEKLDVVVNAFGAPLGEEDAHVIAGRSLIEALKGTDTRVIVVGGAGSLYVDEQQTIKLIDTSEFPEIFLPTAKGQGRNLQDLKDSKGIIWTFLSPSADFNAEGIRTGSYQSGKDNLLVNSKGNSYISYPDFAIAILDEIENPQHKNERFTVVGEEI from the coding sequence ATGAAAATTGGAATTATTGGAGCAACTGGAAAAATCGGAAGCTTAGTACTAGAAGAAGCAATCGAAAGAGGACATGATATAACAGCAATAGTTAGAAATGCCTCAAAACTAGCAAATAATAATGTGAATATATTAGAGAAAGAAGTAACTGAAATTACTTCAGAAGATCTAGAAAAGTTAGACGTTGTTGTTAATGCATTTGGGGCGCCGCTTGGTGAAGAAGATGCACATGTAATAGCTGGTCGTTCATTAATTGAAGCGTTAAAAGGTACTGATACAAGAGTTATCGTCGTAGGTGGCGCTGGTAGTTTATATGTTGATGAACAACAAACAATTAAGTTAATAGATACATCAGAATTCCCAGAAATATTCTTACCAACTGCTAAAGGACAAGGCAGAAATTTACAAGATTTAAAAGATTCCAAAGGTATAATTTGGACATTCCTTAGCCCGTCTGCTGATTTTAATGCTGAAGGTATAAGAACTGGAAGTTACCAATCAGGTAAAGATAATTTATTAGTTAACTCTAAAGGAAATAGCTATATTAGTTACCCAGACTTTGCAATAGCAATTTTAGACGAAATTGAAAACCCACAACATAAAAATGAACGCTTTACAGTTGTTGGAGAAGAAATATAA
- a CDS encoding Rrf2 family transcriptional regulator, protein MKISSRFTVAVHILTLIKIEKEYTLTSSKIAESVNTNPVVIRRLMGKLKDAGFIEVSRGNSGVRLLRPLDKITLFDVYKAVEVVEKGNLFQIHEDTNINCTVGANIQIVLEVILESAQEAMESVLKNVTLENIVNKILVNNG, encoded by the coding sequence ATTAAAATAAGTAGTCGCTTTACAGTTGCTGTGCATATATTGACTTTAATAAAAATAGAAAAAGAATATACTTTAACTTCTAGTAAGATAGCAGAAAGTGTCAATACGAATCCAGTAGTTATTCGCAGATTAATGGGGAAACTTAAAGATGCAGGTTTTATTGAGGTATCTCGAGGTAATTCAGGTGTGAGACTTTTAAGGCCATTAGATAAGATTACACTGTTTGATGTTTATAAAGCTGTAGAAGTGGTTGAAAAAGGAAATTTATTTCAAATACATGAAGATACTAATATTAATTGTACTGTTGGTGCAAACATACAAATTGTATTAGAAGTTATCTTAGAAAGTGCCCAAGAGGCAATGGAGTCAGTATTGAAAAATGTGACATTAGAAAATATCGTAAATAAGATTCTTGTAAATAACGGGTAA
- a CDS encoding FAD-dependent oxidoreductase, with amino-acid sequence MTKVLIIGGGVSGLRIGSLLSKENISFKILESRGRVGGRVLTHNQDNNYFDLGPTWFWPETEKTITNLISELNIPTIEQYNEGNSLLELSKSEKPKYIESKKLNNKSRRIVGGINSLVNVLKSKIPSEKIELNKKVGSVIKNNDATFSINTYDEIKNENKSYHADILILTLPPRLLLESVSFTPKLPKKLQIDLLNKPTWMGAQAKIVVTFNKAFWRDKNLSGNVVSWAGPLREIYDASTEYDESALFGFFSLPPAIRNQHDNESINNQVIEQLIRLFGPEAQSYNNIFYKDWSQDKHTVTEGDKLNIESFPSYGEPPKYAENVIFSGTEYNEEHGGHLEGALVSAEKAYVKVKKLLT; translated from the coding sequence ATGACTAAAGTTTTAATTATTGGTGGGGGCGTTAGTGGCCTTCGAATAGGATCGTTACTTTCAAAAGAAAATATATCTTTTAAAATATTAGAATCAAGAGGAAGAGTAGGTGGGAGAGTTTTAACACATAACCAAGATAATAATTATTTTGATTTAGGGCCGACTTGGTTTTGGCCAGAAACTGAAAAAACTATAACAAACTTAATCAGCGAGTTAAATATTCCTACAATTGAGCAGTATAATGAGGGAAATAGTTTGTTAGAATTATCAAAAAGTGAGAAACCAAAATATATAGAGTCTAAAAAACTTAATAATAAAAGTAGGAGAATTGTTGGAGGCATTAACTCATTAGTTAATGTTTTAAAAAGTAAGATACCTTCTGAAAAAATTGAACTAAATAAGAAAGTAGGTTCAGTTATTAAAAATAATGATGCAACTTTCTCAATAAATACATATGATGAAATAAAAAATGAAAACAAGAGTTACCATGCTGATATTCTTATTTTAACACTGCCTCCTAGGTTACTTTTAGAAAGTGTAAGCTTTACACCTAAATTGCCTAAAAAACTTCAAATAGATTTGCTTAATAAACCTACGTGGATGGGCGCTCAAGCTAAAATTGTAGTAACTTTTAATAAGGCTTTTTGGAGAGATAAAAACTTATCCGGTAATGTAGTGAGTTGGGCTGGACCACTACGAGAGATATATGATGCCTCTACTGAATATGATGAAAGTGCGTTATTTGGATTTTTCAGTTTACCGCCGGCGATTAGAAATCAACATGATAATGAATCGATTAATAATCAAGTAATTGAACAACTCATTAGGTTATTCGGTCCTGAAGCTCAATCTTATAATAATATCTTTTATAAAGACTGGTCTCAGGATAAGCACACAGTAACTGAAGGTGATAAGCTTAATATTGAAAGTTTCCCAAGCTACGGTGAGCCTCCTAAATACGCTGAAAATGTAATTTTTTCTGGTACTGAATATAATGAAGAACATGGAGGACATTTAGAAGGTGCGTTAGTTTCTGCTGAAAAAGCTTACGTTAAAGTTAAAAAATTACTTACATAA